Part of the Leptodactylus fuscus isolate aLepFus1 chromosome 6, aLepFus1.hap2, whole genome shotgun sequence genome, aggctattcctacgtgttatggacaaaaaatttgattttaatggtagagtccctttaagggaACATCTGGACAATGATAGTGAGCTCCACTTGCTCTTCACATGGCCATGATGCCGCTCAGTCCAATAAGTCAAATAAGTGAATTGAGCTGTAATaccgagcacagccactatacaaggaaaggcgctatgcttggtaagtagtgaagaggtcaaAACAATCAATGGTACCAACTCAACgacctcttagggtgcattcacactgagtaaacgctagcttattttgtagagtaaaattacacttgtaaattttgctatcccattgacttcaatgacattttacaggcgtatttttacaggcgtatttttacacttgtaaaaaaatatcattgaagtcaatgggatagcaaaatttacaagtgtaattttactctacaaaataagctagcgtttactcagtgtgaatgcacccttagggtgcgatCATACGatgtagcgtgatctggcacatatacacgtgtcagcagattgcgcgctcaaaaagatcccattcatttcaatgggagttacaagcgtatacgccgcgttattttgcgcccatgattttgcggccgcaaaataacgcggcgtatacgcttgcaactcccattgaaatgaatgggatgtttttgagcgcgcaatctgctgatgtgtatacgtgccagatcacgctacatgttacatcgtgtgaacgcacccttatggcttcacacgggggcaaagaggcggattttgacggtggattttgcctcaaaatccacctcattacaatagtggtcgatgtagaccgctagcttttttttttcttctagcagtttttcgccgctagcagaaaaaagaagcaacatggccTTTCTTCacgcgttttccgcctgaagaaagcaatagaagtgaatgggaggtgaaaaacgcatgttttttttccacgtggaaaaaaacgccCCTAGCTGAGCTTTGACGGGACAGAAATAACCTGCTTGAGTTAtgtttctggaaaagctgggtgatgaccGATAGGGATGATCCCACAGGGGTCGCCACACAGCTTTCCTACAACCCCGACTGACATATCACAACACTCTTACCTGAACCACATTGGCGACAAAGAATGGAAGCCAGGCCACGAAAAACATGCCCAGTAGGATGCCCAGGGTGAGACTTGCCTTGAGAGCCTTCTTACTGTGCTTAGTGACAAACTTCCTGCCCTCCACGACCGGAACCGCCAGCACCTGGGGAGATGACAGAGAAAAATGTAAGTATAAGTAGCTCAACGCTGGTCTGCCAAAGCCTGAGCTGCCAGGGCATGACACTTAAAGGGGCCTTATCCCTTTttattccaaaaacagcgccactcttgccaATGGGggtgactggtattgcagcttatgaGAGTGCTGCTGTTtctgggttaaaaaaaatagcaaaatttgcttccagtagggggcagcagtGCGATCCTGAGAGCTAATAGACAACCGTCAGAATGGTGAGTGCCGCTCTGGAGCATGCTCAGTAGTGTAAGGACTGATCTGTAATACGCTGTAGCGTCATATTATATAAGTCGCTTCATTTTTGCATCCAGTTACAGTCTAATCGGACCCATCAACATAAGCTCGGATTAGTCACGCATCATTTATTCCGGTCATGCCAAATCCCCCTGGCGCTGCGGCCGCGCTCACATGTAACCTGCCAATCTTCCATCTGTCAGTGGATTACATGCACATCTGCAGCCGAGCCCTGGTAAGTGTAATATAGGTCAGGCCGCCGCAGATCAGAGATGGCGATCagcgcctccgcctcaggtttgtTCCTTATCCGCAGTGTTAAATTTCACATGTGGAATCGGAAACAGTCTCTGACCTAATATATCTCACAGGTGAGGGTTTGTTATACCATATTGGTGCAGGTACCTTGTTACACTGACAATACTGGGGCAAATGTGGGACATCAGTTTGGGAGAACTCGGCCTGACAGATTTACTGTGGTGCTGTGTGTTGTTGCGGATCAGAGCAACGGACACAAGGACCACAAATGGAGACCGACAGACCCCATTGGAATTTTTGAACGGACTCCGATGTGACCGTAACCTCTCCGGTGCAAGTTCTAAATGACATCCTGGATGGCGTAGGTCAGGGTCAAGTTTTAACTCTTTCCCAACATCTCTGTACTACTACGGTGGGTATCGGGTGTTTAAATTTGGCAGTCTCCTTTTGTATTGTATACTGAGCGTGGGTATTAACCCTCCCAATGCCACGGACAACCTTATAaaaatattcttcccatatattgAACTCCACAGTGAGAACAAAACTCAAAggagccaaaccgccattttttcataaCATTTTCCGAAAAAGCGattaaaacatcagacattccccaaaatatataaataaaaagtacacctggccccgcaaaaagaaAGACACCATATGCATCCCCGGtcacaaaaatatttaaaaaaaagcgATGGGTGTCATATGAATATGGCAACCCcccaaaaaatgatttttttagtTGTTAAGGTTTGTATTGCTTTTAAGAGGTTATGATctcaaaaaaactatataaatttggtatctccgtaattgtaccaacccacagaatgtAAGtgacaagcagtggcgtaactaggaatggtggggccctgtggcgagcttttgacatattcccccccacccccccggaaGACCTCAaccgatgccccccccccccctcattcctgcgtgctctattattccccatagtggcccctgcacatagtattatcccccatagtggcccctccacacagtattatcccccatagtggcccctgcacacagtattatgcccctgcacacagtattatgtcccatagtggcccctgcacacagtattataccacatagtggcccctgcacacagtattataccacatagtggcccctgcacacagtattataccacatagtggcccctgcacacagtattataccacatagtggcccctgcacacagtattataccacatagtggtgcctgcacagagtattataccacatagtggcccctgcacacagtattataccacatagtggcccctgtacacagtattataccacatagtggtgcctgcacagagtattataccacatagtggcccctgcacacagtattataccacatagtggtgcctgcacagagtattataccacatagtggcccctgcacacagtattataccacatagtggcccctgcacacagtattataccacatagtggcccctgcacacagtattataccacatagtggtgcctgcacacagtattataccacatagtggcccctgcacacagtattataccacatagtggtgcctgcacagagtattataccacatagtggtgcctgcacagagtattataccacatagtggcccctgcacacagtattataccacatagtggtgcctgcacagagtattataccacatagtggcccctgcacacagtattataccacatagtggcccctgcacacagtattataccacatagtggtgcctgcacagagtattataccacatagtggtgcctgcacagagtattatcccccatagtggcccctgcacacagtattataccacatagtggcccctgcacacagtattataccacatagtggtgcctgcacagagtattataccacatagtggcccctgcacacagtattataccacatagtggtgcctgcacagagtattataccacatagtggtgcctgcacagagtattataccacatagtggtgcctgcacagagtattataccacatagtggtgcctgcacagagtattataccacatagtggcccctgcacacagtattataccccatagtggtgcctgcacagagtattatgccctattgtggacacccacgaacaattattatactcgggggacttttcagagtataataatcggaaacccaggggggataccaacataaaaacactgttacttacctttccccggctccgctgcagtcctcggtggtgtcagccaccTTCAATGACGTTCGGGACGTCACATAACCCGGAACACAGGCTCCGATCATGTGACttcagggacgtcacagaagtggtctcgaagcctgtctggagcccagagaggtaagtaaaagcgttttttatgttctcttacctctcctgggcctccgatcattatactcaggggcctgaaaagacccctgaatataattatagtgtggggcccgcggcatcacttaccgatcctggcctctGCCAGAATCAGTAAGCAAATAGGGCCCGTTCCCGGCTGGAGTAGCCGGTAAAGGCCTATtatgaaaagaaaaaacagcagtagcggctgtcgtcgggcccctaatgtcctgggccctgtggcagccactaccactgctaacccggtagttacgcccctgatcctATTCATTTCAGTAGGAGTCAGACGCCACATGAGTGCTGTCTCTGGTAATGCTTGGCATCCTATAGAGTTCGATGGACCCTTGGAACAGGCATTTAGGCCCCACATTCTTGTGGTCTGTGCATTGACCAATGGTGAGAATCCCTGTGTGGAGAAATATCTGCTATCCTATAGATAAGGGGATGAGTCTTGTTCCCTGTGCAAACCCTTTTTAGGAGCAAATCTGCACCTAACGTTCCTTAAAGGGAGTGCGCGCCAAGTTTATGTGTTATTTTTACAGAAGTTTTCATGAAGccactaaaaaaaataataaatcctgcaattttcattcCATCCACTAAGACTAATAATAGACTGGCATTTACCAATTCTGTAGGGGGTTTTCATTTACATCactgacaggattacaatagaagataacacccatagtgacccagcattacatccactactaataatagatgatgtcacagcttatctcctctcccctgcacagagcatgcccagaaaactctcccatagacctcaatgagtcggctccagaatACTGCTACCTATGACCATGatggtgctgtaaagcagatcactaaatgctgttaacagagcagaggagaaactcaggcaaaaTGGCAGCCCCCATTTTTAATTGGTGACgcattccctttaagaatgtaTATCATGCATAAGGAATTAAAAATGGGGAATCCTGGAAGAGTCAAATAGTCTGGATTTCAGAGCCGCTGCAGAGCATCACTCCCCTGGTGCCCATGACACGTATACATGGATTTGGTTGTCATTGACCCCCTTGAGATGTAGAACCCCCCGGGGAGGCATTTAGGGTGCGGCCTCTTTAAGGGTTACTTAGGCGGCACAGAGTTTATGACAAACATGTCAGGCAGATCAATCTGGAATAAAATCTGGGACATGGAAACCATAGTGCAGAGAATGGCGGCTCCCCCTCCCCCGGCACACACTGAGTTGGCACGGGTTACCCTGCAGCAGAGGGTAGAGGGGTGTGGATGTTTTATGCATGCGGGTGCACTGGTACCAAGCCTGGCATGAGACTGTAGCCCACAGTTCTCATGTTCAGGACTGGAAACATATTACAAGGcgtttggggaggggggagacaTGTGACTCATCCCAGCGCCTGTTCTGCAGGGTAAATCACACTCGTGCTGTGTGCAGCAGAACCAAAgatcagggtgaattcacacatggcagataaatactgaaaatcagttccatacaagtgaatgagGAGGCTTCCTAAGCAAGTTTCCTAAGCAAGCAGAAGAATGGAACAAACTGAAACAAATCTGCTATGTCTGAATATACCCTAAGACTCCTATAGCATCAAATATTGCATATACTGCCACCTGCTGTCCGGGCATATTGTGTCTAACCGGACCACAGTCCTGGTATATGCAACTCCTGCCCAGCATACTATACAAACTACACAGTAATGGTAGCACTACCGCTAATAACCACAAGGTGTCACCGTGTAAGGGAGCTATCACCACCTAATGGCCACAGTGAGTAATGCAGGTCTGATTTAGTTTTCAATGTTTTGAGATTAAGAAGAATTAATTACTTCCTGGTCAGAGAGGAAACAATATTATTACTGCCTGTCATAAAGTATAATGATTTACTGACACTAAGAAACAAGGACGTATTATCCATCGTGGGATTCATAGTGTACAAGACACAACTACAAGGATCACATTTCCTTAATACTCTGAAAAGCAATAAATCATAAATCACTGTTATTTCCGTATCAGCTAATGATTGTGATACATATTTATAAGCTCCGTATGTCAGGTGCCATTATTAGGTATTTATGGACACTGCAcattaccacttctcttattctgtatataaggacactgcacagtaccacttctcttattctgtatatatggacactgcacagtaccacttctcttgtcctgtatactgggtgtaatcctcagtatctgctcttattctgtatatatggacactgcacagtaccacttctcttattctgtatataaggacactgcacagtaccacttctcttattctgtatatatggacactgcacagtaccacttctcttattctgtatatatggacactgcacagtaccacttctcttgtcctgtatactggtgtaattctcagtatctgctcttattctgtatatatggacactgcacagtaccacttctcttattctgtatatatggacactgcacagtaccacttctcttattctgtatataaagacactgcacagtaccacttctcctgtcccgTATATACATGCAGTTAGTTGGGTGGCCGGTACACACCTGCACATGGTCTTCAGACATATTGGGCACATTTGTGGTCAGAGATGCCACTTGCACCGCTTGCTTCCTCGCCGCCAGCAGGATCCTGCAGTAGGTGAATGAAATGGCCGCTGATGGGAGAAAGAAGGTGAGACAGGAGGCGATCAAGGCGTAGGGTAAGCTGACCAGCAGACGACACTGCACGTCCTCCGATGTCAACGTCAGGTTAGACTGGTGCAACTCAAAGTCTGGGTCATGCCAACCCATCTTAATGGGCAAGAAAGAAGCCAAAGCAGCCAAGGTCCATGTGGCCAAAATCAATCCCAGAGCCCTGCAGGAGGTCATGCGTAGCTTGTACTTCAGCGGAGAGATAATAAGCAGGTAGCGGTCCAGACTGATGACACACAGGTTGAGTATAGACGCGCTGCAGCACATGACATCGAAGGAATACCAGACACTGCAGAACTCCGCGTCTAAGATCCACCGTTCATAGAGTTCGTTCAGCATGGCGGGTGGCATCACCACCAGGCCTACCATGAGGTCCGACATAAACAGGGACACCAAGAAGTAATTAGATGTGTTCCGGAGGGATCTCTGGGTGAAGATGAGTAAGATAAGTAAGGAGTTTCCTAAGGTGGTGATAAAGATGATGAAGGAAAGAAAGACGGCCATCCAGATCCGCCGCCCATTAGGAGATGCCCCCTCTGCCTCATTGCCATAAAGATCATCCCAATGTTCATCCATTTGGTGAGCCATGAAGAATGATCCTATCAAGACGTGACAACTGTGATTGTCTCCTCTTTGCTGAGTGTCTCTCCATCGATCCTAGACCTTCTCCACCATCCCAAACcttgtcctgtcttatcttctccACCATCCCTGCCCCAGGTCATTCTTATCCTGTTTGTTCTTCAACATTTTGAACCTGGTCTCCTACTATCTTTTCATTTTCTCCACCACCAAGACTCTGGACCTGTCTTATGTTTCTAACTTCTCCACTGTCTTTGATCTAACTTATCTTCTTACCTTCTTAACCACCAAGATCCTGGTTCTTGCTATAGTTGAACCTTCTTGACTAATATAGTCCTCTCTTAAAGTCATTATCCATATCTTGGACCCATCTTAGCTCCTCGTCTTTAGATCCTGGTCCTATCCTATCTTCTCAGATTCACCACTATCTTGGTCTTATCTTCTTACCTTCTCCACCACCAAAATTCTGGTTCTTGCTATGTTAGCACCTTCTTTACTAACACAGTCCTTTCTTACATTCTTCACTATCCATATCTTGGACCCATCTTAGCTCCTCATCTTTAGATCCCGCTCCTGTCCTATCTTCTCACATTCACCACTATCTTGGTCTTATCTTCTTACCTTTTCAACCACCGAGATCCTGGTCCCATCTCAGTTTCTCACCTTTTCCACCACTAAGATCCTGTTATATCTCCTCACCTCCTCTAGTTTTCGAGTCCTGTCTTGTCACCTTTTTCACCATCTGAGTCCTGTTCTATCTTCTCACCTTCTCCACTAGCCTGGTCCTGCGTTATCCTTTACCTTCTCCTCCACTTCTACCTATGTCCCATGTTGGCTTCTCACCTTCTCCACCACTAAGATCCTTGCCCCATCTTCTCTTCACACCTTTTCCACCATCGGATCCCGTACTATCTCCTCATCTTCTTCTCTGTGTTGGTCCTGTCCTATCTTCTCGGCTTCTCCACCATCTTCGCTCTGCTTTGCTCTTATTCCTTtcactttttcttcttcttttccacTTTTTCGTTGATCTCTTTAATTGTGATCCGTCTCTGTCCTCGTCGTCCTACGTCTTCCCGTCTCTAATAATAATCTGGGCTCGGTAGTTGTTCCTTCCCTGTAATTACTCTGCTTTCCTGCAGTTTATTGTGTCTTCCCCTGTCGCGCTGTCACTTCTCCTCTGTGAGACTCTCCTCGTCGTCTCCGccatgcctccccccccccgcccGCAGAAGCAGCAGAGCTGGCAGAGGCGATTTTAATCACATGTAAGAACCTTCAGAAGGCAGCGAATGTGAGATGTATACAAGCAAGCGGTGAATGAGCAGCGACTGACAAGGAAGATCTGGGAACTCCAGCGTTAGGTCCAACCCCTCCAGCCCCTTCCTCTCTCCGCCAGGCGAAAATCTCATCATCTCCGGGAATGATTGACTTTtccaacaaaacaaaacacatcacTCAGTGGCCATCAGATGCCAACACAGCGGAAATACAGCGGCAGGGACCAGAATTCAGTGCCGCTAATGTTCCTTGACAGGTCAACAGGTGCAGCTCGGGAAGGGTTAATATAGGGGATAACACCGTctgaccccctcccctcccccagctgTGACTGATGTTTACTGAGAAGTTAATGGGAAAATAAATCTATGCAGCTAGATTGAGATCAAGTGATTTATAATATTCTGATCTCTAGTAGGGGGCATTACAGCAAATAACATacctagctgctgcagaacctctttataGACACCCCTGCTTCTGAAAaatctcataatacacacctcagctgctgcagaacctcataatgcacACCTCATCTGCTGCAGATCATCATAATAGacacctgagctgctgcagaacctcataatgcacACCTCATTGCTGCAGATCATCATAATAGacacctgagctgctgcagaacctcataatgcacacctcatctgctgcagaacatcataatacacacacaAGTGCTGaagaacctcataatatacacctaagctgctgcagaacttcataacGTACACCTGTGTACTACAGAAGTTTATAATAAACaacatcataatatacacctcagcttctgcagaacctCACAATATACCCCCATGTGgtgcagaacatcacaatacacacctcagctgctgcagaacctcataatacacacctcagctgctgcagaacctcataatacacacctcagctgctgcagaacctcataatacacacctcacctgctgcagaacctcacaatATACCCCCATGTGgtgcagaacatcacaatacacacctcagcttctgcaaaacatcataatacacacctcagctgctgcagaacatcataatacacacctcagctgctgcaggacatcataatacacacctcagctgctgcagaacatcataatacacacctcagctgctgcagaacatcataatatacaagtcagctgctgcagaacctcataatacacacctcagctgctgcagaacatcataatacacacctcagctgctgcagaacatcataatatacaagtcagctgctgcagaacctcataatacacacctcagctgctgcaaaacatcataatacacacctcagctgctgcagaacctcataatacacacctcagctgctgcagaacatcataatacacacctcagctgctgcagaacttcataatacacacctcagctgctgcagaacctcataatacacacctcagctgctgcagaacctcataatacacacctcagctgctgcaaaacatcataatacacacctcagctgctgcaaaacatcataatacacacctcagctgctgcagaacatcataatacacacctcagctgctgcagaacctcataatacacacctcagctgctgcagaacatcataatatacaagtcagctgctgcagaacatcataatacacacctcagctgctgcagaacctcataatacacacctcagctgctgcaggacaTCATTATATACaagtcagctgctgcagaacatcataatatacacctcagctgctgcaggacatcataatacacacctcagctgctgcagaacatcataatacacacctcagctgctgcagaacatcataatacacacctcagctgctgcagaacatcataatacacacctcagctgctgcagaacatcataatacacacctcagctgctgcagaacatcataatacacacctcagctgctgcagaacatcataatatacaagtcagctgctgcagaacatcataatacacacctcagctgctgcaggacaTCATTATATACaagtcagctgctgcagaacatcataatatacacctcagctgctgcagaacctcaaaaTAAACACATTATCTGTTTCAGAAATGTATAATACGCACCTCAGCCGCTgcacaatataataatatacagtatccaAACGTATGCAGACATCATGGCAtccacctcagctgctgcagaacatcataatacacctctcagctgctgtgaaacctaAAAATACAAATGTAAGCCGTGCTGTAGAACATCACAATACCTCACCCAATCCCTGCCAATAGGCAGACCATCTCAATGTGTTTATCAATCACTGCTTCTGCAAAAAAGAAGTTCTGCAGCGGCTTAGATATGTATTAGACAATACaatgcctcagctgctgcaggacaCCTTTAAAAACAGTAAGCCAGGCCTCAAGTCAAACACTGAACAATGAACATCATGTTCCTCCTAATGCTTTAAATTCGCTTCTATGGAGATTATTGTACAAGtgtatttaaaggggaagtcaAGCAATAGCCAAGAATCCAATGTAGGAGAAACGCGTTGTAGAGCCGGGAACTGACCGCGGTGCTGAATCCGTGTCTATTCACACTCTGAAGATTTCCCGACCTGCAGAAATAGCAAAATCAAGCAGTTTACAGACCTAATAgttgtcacagctgagggtttgttacaatccaGTCTActgtagacaatcctctgtgctCCGAATCTCGACTATAGCGCAGAACCTTTCAATATAGAGTTATGAAGCCTTAGATACAAGAGACTAAGCCGTCCCTTTAATGCTAGCATatagtggagttcccctttaagagcGGAGCATTATGCATTCCAGTAGCGTCCATCGAGTGGCGGCAATATTCGGTGACATCTAATTACTCAGGATGTCATTATCCCCTCAGGTCCTCCATCTCATTATAAAGCTCTTTCCTGGAGGACGCTTTCCGTAAGTGTTAATCACCTGACTGCGCCCCTCGCCCCGCACACACCGCCGCCGCCTCTATCAGTTCACTGATGATCCCTGTGTTCTCTCCATATTATAGACAAGGGTCACACCCCACATATATCATGGCCTCATGTGGCGATTAGTAAAATCCCCCCTCCTAGGTCGCTcaggggttgtcacccagctttcctaggttcCTGAATAGGAAATCCACCTAATGAAACAATCCACAAATGGAAATGatgcgtgaaatttgctcaatcgagttacgatcttttccaatcccgatcgctcaaccccagtgacaggttccctttaaatctagAAGGATCATTTTAGTGGACTTTT contains:
- the HTR6 gene encoding LOW QUALITY PROTEIN: 5-hydroxytryptamine receptor 6 (The sequence of the model RefSeq protein was modified relative to this genomic sequence to represent the inferred CDS: deleted 1 base in 1 codon) — translated: MVEKIRQDKVWDGGEGLGSMERHSAKRRQSQLSRLDRIILMAHQMDEHWDDLYGNEAEGASPNGRRIWMAVFLSFIIFITTLGNSLLILLIFTQRSLRNTSNYFLVSLFMSDLMVGLVVMPPAMLNELYERWILDAEFCSVWYSFDVMCCSASILNLCVISLDRYLLIISPLKYKLRMTSCRALGLILATWTLAALASFLPIKMGWHDPDFELHQSNLTLTSEDVQCRLLVSLPYALIASCLTFFLPSAAISFTYCRILLAARKQAVQVASLTTNVPNMSEDHVQVLAVPVVEGRKFVTKHSKKALKASLTLGILLGMFFVAWLPFFVANVVQAVCDCVPPDLFDVLTWLGYCNSTMNPIIYPLFMRDFKRAMGKYMPCCRRSRVISLSVRNSNSAPRLGLSLRNVLTLRGETDSIYSATLGNEHLLHNYKDHSTDPLPVTAADSVNLFDLEQEMQVHQLNTPMD